One part of the Edaphobacter acidisoli genome encodes these proteins:
- the egtD gene encoding L-histidine N(alpha)-methyltransferase, with protein MPLYSATPETSALVLEPLPVATASEAVADETRVGLTSTPKTLSPWLFYDEAGSQLFEQITALPEYYLTRTERAIFTAHADEIVRVAAGEPRQTLTLIEPGAGSAAKTRIMLEAAVRLQGSVVYQPVDVSATALESARKNILGRVPGVSVRCQVADYTREPLPENRLPNTRTLALYIGSSIGNFTPNEALALLQNLRAQLLPGDQFLLGADLVKDVTAMLAAYNDAAGVTAAFNRNVLERLNRELDADFDLSAFRHKAIWNARESRIEMHLESLCAQRVHVPANSAGDAMILTFARGETIHTENSYKFTPEAVESLLSDTGFRATHTWNDDAKLFAVTLASAV; from the coding sequence GTGCCACTCTACTCTGCGACTCCTGAAACATCCGCCCTGGTTCTCGAGCCTCTTCCCGTCGCTACTGCCAGTGAGGCGGTCGCAGACGAAACTCGGGTTGGGCTGACTTCAACTCCAAAGACTCTCTCACCCTGGCTTTTCTACGACGAGGCCGGATCGCAGCTCTTCGAACAGATCACAGCACTGCCAGAGTATTACCTGACCCGCACCGAGCGGGCTATTTTCACTGCGCATGCTGATGAGATCGTCCGCGTTGCGGCTGGAGAACCTCGCCAGACGCTCACCCTGATTGAGCCAGGTGCCGGCTCGGCTGCGAAGACCAGGATCATGCTGGAGGCTGCTGTGCGGTTGCAAGGCAGCGTTGTATATCAGCCGGTCGATGTCTCGGCTACAGCACTGGAGAGCGCGAGGAAGAACATTCTGGGTCGTGTTCCTGGTGTCTCCGTGCGCTGTCAGGTCGCGGACTATACACGCGAGCCTCTGCCTGAGAACCGCTTGCCCAATACGCGTACGTTGGCGCTTTACATTGGGTCGAGCATCGGTAACTTCACTCCAAATGAAGCACTTGCTCTGCTGCAGAATCTACGGGCTCAGCTCCTTCCGGGTGACCAGTTCCTGCTCGGTGCGGACCTGGTGAAGGATGTCACTGCAATGCTTGCTGCTTACAACGATGCGGCTGGCGTGACTGCTGCTTTCAATCGCAACGTGCTGGAGCGGCTCAATCGAGAGCTGGACGCTGACTTCGATCTGTCGGCTTTCCGTCACAAGGCCATCTGGAATGCGCGGGAGTCGCGGATCGAGATGCACCTTGAGTCTTTGTGCGCGCAGCGAGTCCATGTTCCGGCGAACAGCGCGGGAGATGCGATGATTCTGACATTTGCTCGCGGCGAGACGATTCATACCGAGAACAGTTACAAATTCACGCCGGAGGCGGTGGAGTCGCTACTGAGTGATACTGGCTTCAGAGCGACGCATACGTGGAACGATGATGCAAAACTGTTTGCGGTTACGCTTGCGTCGGCTGTTTAG
- the egtB gene encoding ergothioneine biosynthesis protein EgtB codes for MPAYSDQASTAYLLAQYKNVRQATLDLCRPLSPEDLMVQSCPEASPSKWHLAHTSWFFETFVLAEFDRHYQPFHPDFRWLFNSYYNSLGEMPEKKLRASFSRPPLDAILAYREHVDVAIAGLLAQPVADEAARRIVLGLSHEQQHQELIATDIKHALFTNPLHPAYLAQTDGQNSADVIAPPLEWMDFAGGLVEIGITPNPADVRTEAFAFDNETPRHRIYLQPFRLATRLVTCAEYLAFIEQNGYGRPELWLSEGWAVMRAESWQAPLYWHRDDATESGWRIYTLHGFIPLEELSETPVCHISLFEADAFARWAGQRLPTEFEWEHAAAASSLNNKSNNFLENGKLHPMPATPAEGLQQIFGDAWEWTASPYTGYPGYKPLPGALGEYNGKFMSSQMVLRGGSCVTPATHIRATYRNFFTPATRWQFSGLRLAQDSKPTV; via the coding sequence ATGCCTGCATACTCGGATCAAGCCTCTACCGCATACCTGCTTGCGCAGTACAAGAATGTCCGCCAAGCGACGCTTGATCTGTGTCGTCCGCTATCGCCTGAGGACCTGATGGTGCAGTCGTGTCCTGAAGCAAGCCCCTCCAAATGGCATCTGGCACATACAAGCTGGTTCTTCGAGACTTTTGTCCTGGCAGAATTCGACAGACACTACCAACCATTCCATCCTGACTTTCGCTGGCTCTTCAACAGCTACTACAACTCGCTTGGCGAGATGCCGGAGAAGAAACTGCGCGCGTCGTTTTCGCGTCCTCCGCTGGACGCTATTCTTGCGTACCGGGAGCACGTCGATGTGGCGATTGCGGGTTTGCTCGCTCAGCCGGTAGCCGATGAAGCCGCACGCCGTATTGTGCTTGGCCTCTCGCATGAACAGCAGCACCAGGAGCTAATTGCAACCGACATCAAGCATGCCCTGTTTACCAACCCGCTGCATCCGGCATATCTTGCGCAGACTGACGGGCAGAACTCGGCTGATGTGATTGCACCTCCGCTCGAATGGATGGATTTTGCTGGCGGACTTGTTGAGATAGGCATTACACCTAATCCGGCTGATGTCCGCACGGAAGCATTTGCGTTTGATAACGAGACTCCACGCCATCGCATCTATTTGCAGCCCTTCCGTCTGGCCACGCGGCTCGTCACGTGTGCGGAATACCTGGCCTTTATCGAGCAGAACGGCTACGGCAGGCCTGAACTCTGGCTTTCGGAAGGATGGGCAGTGATGCGCGCTGAGAGCTGGCAAGCGCCGCTTTACTGGCATCGAGATGATGCAACTGAATCTGGCTGGCGCATATACACGCTGCATGGCTTCATACCGCTTGAAGAGTTGAGCGAGACGCCTGTGTGTCACATCAGTCTCTTTGAGGCCGATGCTTTCGCGCGTTGGGCGGGACAGCGCCTGCCAACCGAGTTCGAGTGGGAGCACGCCGCCGCTGCATCGTCTTTGAACAACAAGAGCAATAATTTTCTTGAGAACGGAAAGCTACATCCCATGCCTGCGACTCCTGCAGAGGGCCTGCAGCAGATCTTTGGCGATGCGTGGGAGTGGACGGCAAGTCCATACACTGGCTATCCCGGATACAAACCACTCCCCGGTGCCCTGGGTGAGTACAACGGGAAGTTCATGTCGTCGCAGATGGTGCTGCGCGGCGGCTCGTGTGTGACTCCGGCGACACACATACGCGCAACATATCGCAACTTCTTCACGCCGGCCACGCGCTGGCAGTTCAGTGGTTTGCGGCTGGCGCAGGATTCAAAGCCAACTGTTTAG
- a CDS encoding DUF1440 domain-containing protein: MSKKPSKSLAKGLLAGLIGGLAAVAVKSMAEKFYPSITGSAAEPQTAPAVTRTHNVLVLPVQTHNSKALWAEGALAGAAYGAVAEFYPQATAKEGAGFGMALASLKQDGSLAALGLAATPMTETPRERARQITLHVVFGVATETVRRMVRRILD; encoded by the coding sequence ATGAGCAAAAAGCCCTCCAAATCGTTAGCTAAAGGACTGCTGGCAGGATTGATCGGTGGACTTGCTGCAGTTGCGGTGAAGTCCATGGCTGAGAAGTTCTACCCATCGATTACAGGCAGCGCAGCGGAACCCCAGACTGCTCCTGCCGTAACACGAACCCACAACGTACTCGTTCTGCCAGTGCAGACCCATAACTCGAAGGCGCTCTGGGCCGAAGGCGCGCTTGCTGGCGCTGCTTATGGCGCAGTCGCGGAGTTCTACCCGCAGGCTACTGCTAAAGAGGGCGCTGGGTTTGGCATGGCGTTGGCCTCGCTCAAGCAGGACGGATCATTGGCAGCGCTTGGGCTAGCAGCAACTCCAATGACCGAGACTCCACGCGAACGCGCCCGCCAGATCACTCTGCATGTTGTCTTTGGCGTGGCGACGGAAACAGTGCGGCGCATGGTGCGGCGCATTCTGGACTAA
- a CDS encoding enoyl-CoA hydratase/isomerase family protein — MSYETLLCEVENQIATITLNRPKVLHALNSQVFDELERVFLRLKEDASVRVILLTGSGEKAFAAGADINELAATNAITGTEKARRGQGVFRLIETCGKPVIALVNGFALGGGCELALACTMRLASETARLGQPEVKLGLIPGYGGSQRLPRLVGRSAALKMLLTGEMISATEALRIGLVDEVIPADRLAARGQELARAIAGMAPLAIAGCVEAVERGCNLGLEAAIETEAEIFGRLCGTADKAEGTTAFLEKRSAVWTGR; from the coding sequence ATGAGCTACGAGACGCTGCTGTGCGAAGTCGAGAACCAGATCGCAACTATCACGCTGAACCGTCCGAAGGTACTGCACGCTTTGAACAGTCAGGTCTTCGATGAGCTGGAGCGAGTATTTCTGAGGCTCAAGGAAGATGCGTCTGTTCGCGTGATTCTGCTGACGGGCTCGGGCGAGAAGGCTTTTGCTGCCGGGGCGGACATCAACGAGCTTGCCGCTACCAATGCCATTACGGGAACCGAAAAGGCACGGCGCGGACAGGGCGTCTTTCGTTTGATCGAGACGTGCGGTAAGCCAGTGATCGCGCTGGTCAACGGCTTCGCACTCGGCGGAGGGTGCGAGCTTGCGCTGGCCTGTACGATGCGCCTGGCCAGCGAGACTGCCCGACTGGGCCAGCCCGAGGTGAAGCTTGGGCTGATTCCCGGCTACGGCGGGTCGCAGCGTCTGCCTCGGCTGGTAGGTCGGTCTGCAGCACTGAAGATGCTGTTGACCGGCGAGATGATTTCGGCAACCGAGGCATTGCGGATTGGGCTGGTCGATGAGGTCATTCCCGCCGACCGGCTGGCGGCGCGTGGGCAGGAGCTGGCCCGGGCCATCGCCGGCATGGCTCCACTGGCAATTGCGGGATGCGTGGAAGCCGTCGAACGCGGCTGCAATCTGGGGCTTGAAGCCGCTATCGAGACGGAGGCTGAGATCTTCGGGCGTTTGTGCGGTACTGCGGATAAAGCTGAAGGCACAACGGCATTTCTTGAAAAACGTTCCGCCGTCTGGACGGGGCGTTGA
- the ribH gene encoding 6,7-dimethyl-8-ribityllumazine synthase: MIKAITLVKAISSPETFDRLNSLFLSLGFEPGKGWNDANGPGRGTSLLAPLANLEMVTGRLPAVPPLLIEVTNLDAIHTAVERWMLSSYRTEEVAALLTKPELTHWNSRLFTVRLATGDTDDLLLGFWQSENPLHNKPVAIEGGLSAEGMKFAVITTRWNTVITDRLLQGALDGLYRSGAKKPDVEIVRVPGAWEIPSAARTLAESKRFDAIVTLGCLLRGETAHYEAIYNEVARGIGQSQQETGIPHAFGVLTCETLEQALDRAGLKAGNKGFEAAIAAIEMVSIQRKIKADERGAK; this comes from the coding sequence ATGATCAAGGCAATCACGCTGGTGAAGGCCATCAGCTCGCCAGAGACATTCGACCGTCTTAATAGCCTTTTTTTGTCGCTCGGCTTTGAGCCGGGCAAGGGCTGGAACGACGCCAACGGTCCAGGCCGTGGTACTTCGCTGCTGGCTCCGCTGGCGAACCTTGAGATGGTCACAGGTCGTCTTCCCGCCGTTCCGCCTCTGCTGATTGAAGTCACGAATCTCGACGCAATCCACACCGCAGTCGAGCGCTGGATGCTCAGCAGCTATCGCACCGAAGAGGTCGCTGCGCTGCTCACCAAACCCGAGTTGACGCACTGGAACTCACGCCTCTTCACCGTCCGGCTCGCCACAGGCGACACCGACGACCTGCTCCTCGGCTTCTGGCAGTCGGAGAACCCGTTGCACAACAAGCCTGTTGCTATCGAAGGCGGCCTCTCCGCAGAAGGCATGAAGTTCGCCGTCATCACCACGCGCTGGAACACCGTCATTACCGATCGCTTGTTGCAGGGTGCGCTTGACGGCCTTTATCGCAGCGGAGCAAAGAAGCCAGACGTCGAAATCGTTCGCGTGCCAGGAGCATGGGAAATTCCCTCTGCCGCCCGCACACTCGCCGAATCGAAGCGTTTCGATGCCATCGTCACGCTGGGTTGCCTGTTGCGCGGAGAAACCGCACACTACGAGGCCATCTACAACGAAGTTGCGCGCGGAATCGGCCAGTCGCAACAGGAGACAGGCATTCCCCATGCATTCGGGGTGCTAACCTGCGAGACCCTCGAACAGGCGCTAGACCGCGCCGGCCTGAAGGCAGGTAACAAGGGCTTTGAGGCAGCCATCGCAGCCATCGAAATGGTCTCCATTCAGCGCAAGATCAAAGCAGACGAGCGAGGAGCAAAGTAG
- the nusB gene encoding transcription antitermination factor NusB produces MGTRRKSRELTLQMLYQGDLGKQTPDEVRKVFWSSTTDVDAETRGFAEDLYRVATTRKEEIDQIIEAHAQNWRIERMPAVDRNLMRGAVAEMLGFPNTPAAIVINESLEVARRYAAPESIHFLNGVLDAIARDLMKQRLG; encoded by the coding sequence ATGGGAACTCGCCGCAAATCACGCGAACTTACCCTGCAAATGCTCTATCAAGGCGATCTCGGTAAGCAAACCCCAGACGAAGTGCGCAAGGTCTTCTGGTCCTCGACCACTGACGTCGACGCCGAGACGCGCGGCTTCGCCGAAGACCTCTATCGCGTAGCCACAACGCGCAAGGAAGAGATCGATCAGATCATCGAAGCACATGCGCAGAACTGGCGTATCGAGCGCATGCCCGCAGTAGATCGCAATCTCATGCGCGGAGCAGTCGCCGAGATGCTCGGCTTCCCCAATACACCAGCGGCCATCGTCATCAATGAGAGCCTAGAAGTAGCCCGCCGCTACGCCGCGCCCGAGTCCATCCATTTCCTTAATGGCGTGCTCGATGCCATCGCGCGCGACCTCATGAAGCAGCGCCTCGGCTAA
- the polA gene encoding DNA polymerase I, with protein sequence MSPTKTSADNAATTLAATDKPPIYLLDSMAFIFRAYHAMQRQRPMSTRTGIPTAATYVFVNMINKLRKDFAPQFLAAVYDLSGPVFRDERAKEMKAVKKFNVKTQQFEEVDYAGYKANRTEMPADLAQQLPYIRRALEAFRIPILSYEGFEADDVIGTLSSKLSAEGYKVFVVSSDKDMMQLVNERVSILNPAKDNLVLDSAGVEQTLGVPPERVIDVMALRGDAIDNIPGAPGIGDKGSVELIQQFGTVEDALDRAAEVKRKSYRESLENNRENILLSKELVTIHTAVPIDFSIDEMRTRQPDTAACRDLFSELEFTTLLKELAPATDHTVATYNLQPAAAEIAALLAEARTIDEATDKPRGLALAIIEDAQAVAEEVASGDEEAEREPPAAENLSLFGAAPLEQPAAKVLAATFNCKLGLAANDSTAIEVLLDIPGVREALLDPALPKDVHDLKAIYRALEPHGVALAGVRDDVMLLSYLVNPTHGSHTLADVTARFTSRALAPVVKGEVSKNLLPEAANAIHRIAPILRREADAAKLASVYDTIDLPLVPVLLRMEQAGVRIDASVLSTMSTRLAVEIDNLAERIYAESGNRFNINSPKQLGDVLFNKMQLPRPVKYGKGKVVSTAQDVLEELAEAHIVPALVLEYRQLAKLKSTYLDSLPQLADSEGRVHTTFNQVGAVTGRLSSTNPNLQNIPIRTAVGREIRAAFVAAPGNLLMSADYSQIELRLMAHFSQDPLLLNAYRTGQDIHTLTAAEVFGVDAATMDKETRNRAKAVNFGIVYGISPFGLAAQLGIDQKTARAYIETYFERYAGVRRFIDETLEAVRRDQSVRTYFGRVRPIPDIQSRNPNMRGFAERTAINTPLQGTAADLIKLAMLRIDQIIRERKLRSRMTLQVHDELLFDVVPEERDELEELVKHEMEHVAKFDVPIVAEVGVGQNWRDIK encoded by the coding sequence ATGTCACCCACAAAGACGTCCGCCGACAACGCTGCCACAACTCTGGCTGCAACAGATAAGCCGCCCATCTACCTGCTCGACTCGATGGCGTTCATCTTTCGCGCCTATCACGCCATGCAGCGTCAGCGGCCCATGTCCACCCGCACCGGAATTCCCACCGCGGCGACGTATGTCTTCGTCAACATGATTAACAAGCTGCGCAAAGACTTCGCTCCGCAGTTTCTCGCCGCCGTCTACGATCTCTCCGGCCCCGTCTTCCGCGACGAGCGCGCCAAAGAGATGAAGGCGGTCAAAAAGTTCAACGTCAAGACGCAGCAGTTTGAAGAAGTTGATTATGCAGGCTACAAGGCCAACCGCACCGAGATGCCCGCCGACCTCGCGCAGCAGTTGCCTTACATTCGCCGCGCGCTCGAAGCCTTCCGCATCCCCATTCTCAGCTACGAAGGTTTCGAGGCCGACGACGTCATCGGCACACTCAGCTCAAAGCTCTCTGCCGAAGGCTACAAAGTCTTCGTCGTCTCCTCCGACAAAGACATGATGCAGCTTGTCAACGAGCGCGTTTCCATCCTGAACCCCGCGAAGGACAACCTCGTACTCGATTCTGCCGGCGTCGAGCAGACGCTTGGAGTTCCACCAGAGCGAGTCATCGATGTGATGGCGCTACGCGGCGACGCCATCGACAACATCCCCGGCGCGCCCGGCATCGGCGACAAAGGCTCCGTCGAACTGATCCAGCAGTTCGGTACCGTGGAAGACGCGCTCGACCGCGCTGCCGAGGTCAAACGCAAAAGCTACCGCGAGTCGCTCGAAAACAACCGCGAAAACATCCTGCTCTCGAAAGAACTGGTCACAATCCACACAGCAGTCCCCATCGACTTCTCCATCGACGAGATGCGCACGCGGCAGCCAGACACTGCTGCCTGCCGCGATCTCTTTTCCGAGCTCGAATTCACGACGCTGCTCAAAGAACTCGCACCCGCAACCGACCACACCGTCGCCACGTACAACCTCCAGCCCGCCGCTGCAGAGATCGCCGCACTGCTCGCAGAGGCCCGCACGATCGACGAAGCCACAGACAAGCCACGCGGACTCGCGCTGGCCATCATCGAAGATGCGCAAGCGGTAGCCGAAGAGGTCGCGTCCGGCGATGAAGAAGCGGAGCGGGAACCTCCGGCGGCCGAAAATCTTTCGCTCTTCGGCGCAGCGCCGCTGGAGCAACCTGCGGCGAAGGTATTGGCCGCGACCTTCAACTGCAAACTAGGCCTCGCCGCCAACGACAGCACTGCAATCGAGGTCTTACTCGACATACCAGGCGTTCGCGAAGCTTTGCTTGATCCAGCATTGCCAAAGGACGTACACGATCTCAAGGCAATCTATCGCGCGCTCGAACCTCACGGCGTCGCACTTGCAGGTGTCCGCGACGACGTGATGCTCCTGAGCTACCTTGTCAATCCAACGCATGGCTCGCACACCCTGGCCGACGTCACTGCACGCTTCACCAGCCGCGCACTCGCGCCAGTAGTGAAAGGTGAAGTCTCAAAGAACCTGCTGCCCGAAGCAGCCAACGCCATTCATCGCATCGCTCCAATTCTGCGTCGAGAAGCTGACGCCGCAAAGCTCGCCAGCGTCTACGACACCATCGACCTGCCGCTCGTCCCTGTGCTGCTCCGAATGGAGCAGGCCGGCGTCCGCATTGATGCGAGTGTCCTTAGCACCATGTCTACGAGGCTCGCGGTCGAGATCGACAACCTCGCCGAGCGCATCTACGCCGAATCCGGCAACCGCTTCAACATCAACTCACCCAAACAGCTTGGCGACGTGCTTTTCAACAAGATGCAACTGCCCAGGCCGGTCAAATACGGCAAGGGCAAAGTCGTCTCCACCGCGCAGGATGTGCTTGAAGAGCTCGCTGAAGCCCACATCGTTCCCGCGCTCGTCCTCGAATACCGCCAGCTCGCCAAACTCAAATCCACCTACCTCGACTCGCTGCCGCAGCTCGCCGACTCTGAAGGCCGCGTCCACACCACCTTCAACCAGGTAGGCGCCGTAACAGGCCGCCTCTCCAGCACGAACCCCAACCTGCAAAACATTCCCATCCGCACTGCCGTTGGCCGCGAGATTCGCGCCGCGTTCGTCGCCGCGCCCGGCAACCTGCTTATGTCTGCTGACTATTCGCAGATTGAACTGCGCCTCATGGCCCACTTTTCGCAAGACCCGCTGCTGCTCAACGCCTATCGCACCGGCCAGGACATCCACACCCTCACCGCCGCCGAAGTCTTCGGCGTCGATGCTGCCACGATGGACAAGGAGACGCGCAACCGCGCCAAGGCCGTGAACTTCGGCATCGTCTACGGCATCAGCCCGTTTGGCCTTGCTGCACAGCTCGGCATCGACCAGAAGACCGCGCGCGCCTACATCGAGACCTACTTCGAGCGCTACGCCGGCGTACGCCGCTTCATCGACGAGACGCTCGAAGCCGTCCGCCGCGACCAGTCCGTCCGCACGTACTTCGGCCGCGTCCGCCCTATCCCCGACATCCAATCGCGCAACCCGAACATGCGAGGCTTCGCGGAGCGCACCGCAATCAACACGCCCCTGCAGGGCACGGCAGCCGACCTCATCAAGCTGGCCATGCTCCGCATCGATCAGATCATCCGCGAGCGCAAACTCCGCTCACGCATGACTCTCCAGGTTCACGACGAGCTTCTCTTCGACGTGGTCCCCGAGGAGCGTGATGAGCTGGAAGAACTGGTCAAGCACGAGATGGAGCACGTCGCCAAGTTCGACGTTCCCATCGTCGCCGAGGTCGGCGTAGGCCAGAACTGGCGCGACATCAAGTGA
- a CDS encoding tetratricopeptide repeat protein, translating to MDQQTKAALKRDQFIDTTQHGLEWATEHRSGVIAGSIIAGIVILVAIVSGFIYSSRSSAATDLFGQAMAEYQTPLADPGQPVPPGTKTYSSAADRAKAANQIFMQAADKYGMIPEGRLAKYFGGITYMEAGENDLAETTLKQVADSWDSNIAALAKFALADLYRRTNRDQQAIDLYNDLTAKPTSTVPAGLAQLQLAELYTAEGKPDQAKRIYAELKDKDAKGAVGAIAAQKLNPSAQQ from the coding sequence GTGGATCAACAGACCAAAGCAGCCCTTAAACGCGACCAGTTCATCGACACCACGCAGCACGGCCTCGAATGGGCCACCGAGCATCGCAGCGGCGTCATCGCCGGCAGCATCATCGCTGGCATTGTCATCCTCGTGGCGATCGTCTCCGGCTTCATCTACAGCAGCCGCTCCAGCGCAGCTACGGATCTCTTTGGCCAGGCCATGGCCGAGTACCAGACGCCGCTCGCCGACCCCGGCCAGCCCGTGCCCCCCGGTACCAAGACCTACTCCAGTGCCGCTGACCGCGCCAAAGCCGCCAACCAGATCTTCATGCAGGCAGCCGACAAGTACGGCATGATCCCCGAGGGCAGACTCGCGAAGTACTTCGGTGGCATCACCTACATGGAAGCGGGCGAAAACGACCTGGCCGAGACCACACTCAAGCAGGTCGCCGATAGCTGGGACAGCAACATCGCCGCCCTGGCCAAGTTCGCGCTAGCCGATCTCTATCGCCGTACCAACCGCGACCAGCAGGCCATCGATCTCTACAACGATCTCACGGCAAAGCCCACCAGCACTGTGCCCGCAGGCCTCGCGCAGCTTCAGTTGGCCGAGCTTTACACCGCTGAAGGCAAGCCGGACCAGGCCAAACGCATCTATGCCGAACTGAAGGACAAGGACGCCAAAGGTGCGGTAGGAGCGATCGCCGCCCAGAAGTTGAATCCATCGGCGCAACAATAA
- a CDS encoding ion channel: MHAVALIAGLLCCLSVALDAFQTIILPRRPTGRFQITHIFLNTTWAPWAAVTERMKNAKRREQVYSVYGPLSLLLLLLVWALLLVLGFGLFFFAMGSPFADSIVGTGAPAWTRFGSDLYVSGTTLGTLGLGDVLPRTPLSRAVVISEAVVGLGFVALVIGYLPVLYQAFSRREVSIVLLDARAGSPPTAAELLRRHDFAGGEQALELLLAEWERWSAEILESHISYPILCYYRSQHDNQSWLSALVAILDTCALLISVLEGTPSRQAQLTFVMARHALIDLGQVFGIQQKGLWQQETLKERMSATGFNQLCGILGGVHLRVCGDPASARRLHTIRALYEPHALALAAYLRMPLPVWVAEPRKKDQWSLLTKLRSEADTVLNEGNEKGRAASAILHADEHGH, encoded by the coding sequence TTGCACGCCGTTGCTCTCATCGCCGGCTTACTTTGCTGCCTGAGCGTCGCGCTTGACGCCTTTCAGACGATCATTCTGCCGCGGCGCCCTACGGGACGCTTCCAAATCACCCATATCTTCCTGAATACGACATGGGCACCGTGGGCGGCAGTCACGGAACGTATGAAGAACGCGAAAAGACGCGAACAGGTCTATAGCGTTTATGGACCGCTCTCGCTGCTGTTGCTATTGCTGGTATGGGCCCTGCTGCTGGTGCTTGGATTCGGACTGTTCTTCTTTGCAATGGGGTCTCCGTTTGCCGACTCGATTGTCGGCACGGGAGCGCCTGCGTGGACGCGCTTTGGCTCCGACCTGTATGTGAGCGGAACGACGCTGGGCACGCTGGGATTAGGCGATGTGCTGCCGCGTACACCTCTGTCGCGCGCGGTGGTGATCAGCGAAGCGGTTGTAGGCCTGGGCTTTGTTGCGTTGGTTATTGGATATCTTCCAGTGCTGTACCAGGCGTTCTCGCGGCGCGAGGTGAGCATTGTGCTGCTCGATGCGCGTGCAGGCTCGCCACCAACCGCGGCTGAGCTGCTGCGACGGCACGATTTTGCGGGCGGTGAGCAGGCGCTGGAGTTATTGCTGGCGGAGTGGGAACGCTGGTCAGCAGAAATATTGGAATCGCACATCTCGTACCCGATCCTGTGCTACTACCGATCGCAGCACGATAACCAGAGCTGGCTTTCGGCGCTGGTGGCGATACTCGACACGTGCGCGCTGCTGATTTCGGTGCTCGAGGGAACGCCCTCGCGCCAAGCTCAGCTGACGTTTGTGATGGCGCGCCATGCGCTGATCGATCTGGGACAAGTCTTTGGGATTCAGCAGAAGGGACTTTGGCAGCAGGAGACATTGAAGGAACGGATGTCTGCGACCGGCTTCAATCAACTATGCGGCATACTGGGAGGCGTGCATCTGCGTGTGTGTGGCGATCCGGCTTCGGCACGGCGCCTACACACGATTCGCGCGCTGTATGAGCCGCATGCGCTTGCGCTCGCTGCGTATTTGCGAATGCCACTGCCGGTGTGGGTTGCGGAGCCGCGTAAGAAAGATCAGTGGAGTTTGCTGACAAAGCTACGGTCTGAGGCAGATACAGTGCTGAATGAAGGAAATGAAAAGGGCCGCGCTGCATCTGCGATTCTGCATGCAGATGAGCACGGCCACTGA
- a CDS encoding response regulator, translating to MRRVLVVDDDRLVADTLALIFSKSGFESKAAYSADHALELAREIAPNLLLCDVTMPDRNGLELANDIAHEFPDCRIIMLTAFYSNLKNVREQATKSSRPMGILTKPCQPSDLLREATAMLATA from the coding sequence ATGAGGCGAGTACTGGTTGTTGACGATGACCGCCTGGTTGCCGACACTCTTGCGCTTATATTTTCCAAGAGCGGTTTCGAGTCAAAGGCTGCTTACTCTGCCGACCATGCTCTCGAGCTCGCTCGCGAGATTGCCCCTAACTTGCTTTTGTGTGATGTGACGATGCCGGACCGCAACGGCCTCGAGTTGGCCAACGACATCGCGCATGAGTTTCCGGATTGCCGCATTATCATGCTTACCGCGTTCTACTCCAATCTGAAGAACGTGCGCGAACAAGCCACGAAGTCGTCGCGTCCGATGGGCATCCTCACCAAGCCGTGCCAGCCTTCAGACCTTCTGCGAGAGGCTACGGCAATGCTCGCCACAGCATAG
- a CDS encoding DUF2905 domain-containing protein, with translation MSDLGRILIIFGIILVVAGFVVIVLARMHLPLGRLPGDLTWHGRGWSVSFPIVTCILLSVIVSLILWIIGRFRP, from the coding sequence ATGTCCGACCTGGGCCGCATTCTGATCATTTTCGGCATCATCCTTGTCGTCGCAGGGTTCGTTGTCATTGTGCTGGCGCGAATGCATCTTCCCCTCGGCCGTCTCCCGGGCGATCTCACATGGCACGGACGCGGCTGGTCTGTCTCGTTTCCCATCGTCACCTGCATTCTACTGAGCGTTATTGTCAGCTTGATCCTCTGGATTATCGGGCGCTTTCGCCCTTAA